One window from the genome of Saimiri boliviensis isolate mSaiBol1 chromosome 2, mSaiBol1.pri, whole genome shotgun sequence encodes:
- the LOC141582520 gene encoding dolichyl pyrophosphate Glc1Man9GlcNAc2 alpha-1,3-glucosyltransferase-like isoform X2, with product MVALTIVAGTGNWFSALALGVTLLKCLLIPTYKHQMVVYIHHSTDFEVHRNWLAITHSLPISQWYYEATSEWTLDYPPFFAWFEYILSHVAKYFDQEMLNVHNVNYSSSRTLRFQRFSVIFTDILFVYAVHECCKCIGGKEVGKELTEKPKFILSVLLLWNFGLLIVDHIHFQYNGFLFGLMLLSIARLFQKRHMEGAFLFAVLLHFKHIYLYVAPAYGVYLLRPYCFTANKPDGSIRWNSFSFVRVISLGLVVFLVSALSLGPFLALNQLPQVFSRLFPFKRGLCHAYWAPNFWALYNALDKVLSVISLNDKWFGSAVPTYSPSLCDSLGNAYMHTDCHIGPRGFLRCLILCALSTFMFGWHVHEKAILLAILPMSLLSVGKAGDASVFLILTTTGHYSLFPLLFTAPELPIKILLMLLFTIYSISSLKTLFRKEKPLFNWMETFYLLGLGPLEVCCEFVFPLTSWKLKYPFIPLLLTSVYCAVGITYAWFKLYVSVLIDPPVGKTKKQ from the exons ATGGTGGCGCTCACAATTGTGGCTGGTACTGGCAACTGGTTTTCGGCTTTGGCGCTCGGGGTGACTCTCCTCAAATGTCTTCTCATCCCCACCTA CAAACATCAAAtggtggtgtatatacaccattCTACAGATTTTGAAGTACACCGAAACTGGCTTGCTATTACTCACAGTTTGCCAATATCACAGTGGTATTATGAGGCAACTTCAGAGTGGACATTGGATTACCCTCCATTTTTTGCATGGTTTGAATATATACTGTCACATGTCGCCAAATATTTTGATCAAGAGATGCTGAATGTCCATAATGTGAATTACTCCAGCTCAAGGACCTTACGTTTCCAGAGATTTTCCGTCATCTTTACAGATATACTCTTTGTGTATGCTGTCCATGAGTGCTGTAAATGCATTGGTGGGAAAGAAGTGGGTAAAGAACTTACAGAGAAGCCAAAATTTATTCTATCGGTATTACTTCTGTGGAACTTCGGGTTATTAATTGTGGATCATATTCATTTTCAGTACAATGGCTTTTTATTTGGGTTAATGCTACTCTCCATTGCACGATTATTTCAGAAAAGGCATATGGAAGGAGCATTTCTCTTTGCTGTTCTTCTACATTTCAAGCACATCTACCTCTATGTAGCACCAGCTTATGGTGTATATCTGCTGCGACCCTACTGTTTCACTGCAAATAAACCAGATGGGTCTATTCGATGGAACAGTTTCAGCTTTGTCCGTGTTATTTCCCTGGGACTGGTTGTTTTCCTAGTTTCTGCTCTTTCATTGGGTCCTTTCCTAGCCTTGAATCAGCTGCCTCAAGTCTTTTCCCGACTCTTTCCTTTCAAGAGGGGCCTCTGCCATGCGTATTGGGCTCCAAACTTCTGGGCTTTGTACAATGCTTTGGACAAAGTGCTGTCTGTCATCA GCCTCAATGACAAGTGGTTTGGTTCAGCAGTTCCAACATACAGTCCTTCCCTCTGTGACTCCCTTGGCAACGCTTATATGCACACTGATTGCCATAT AGGGCCCAGAGGCTTTCTCCGATGTTTAATTCTTTGTGCCTTGAGCACCTTTATGTTTGGGTGGCATGTACATGAAAAAGCCATACTTCTAGCAATTCTCCCAATGAGCCTTTTGTCTGTGGGAAAAGCAGGAGATGCTTCAGTTTTTCTGATTCTGACCACAACAGGACattattctctctttcctctgctcTTCACTGCACCAGAACTTCCCATTAAAATCTTACTCATGTTACTATTCACCATATATAGTATTTCTTCACTGAAGACATtattcagaaaggaaaaacctCTTTTTAATTGGATGGAAACTTTCTATCTGCTTGGCCTGGGGCCTCTGGAAGTCTGCTGTGAATTTGTATTCCCTCTCACCTCCTGGAAGCTGAAGTACCCCTTCATCCCTTTGTTACTGACCTCAGTGTATTGTGCAGTGGGCATCACATATGCTTGGTTCAAACTGTATGTTTCAGTATTGATTGACCCTCCTGTTGGcaagacaaagaaacaataa
- the LOC141582520 gene encoding dolichyl pyrophosphate Glc1Man9GlcNAc2 alpha-1,3-glucosyltransferase-like isoform X4, translated as MVALTIVAGTGNWFSALALGVTLLKCLLIPTYKHQMVVYIHHSTDFEVHRNWLAITHSLPISQWYYEATSEWTLDYPPFFAWFEYILSHVAKYFDQEMLNVHNVNYSSSRTLRFQRFSVIFTDILFVYAVHECCKCIGGKEVGKELTEKPKFILSVLLLWNFGLLIVDHIHFQYNGFLFGLMLLSIARLFQKRHMEGAFLFAVLLHFKHIYLYVAPAYGVYLLRPYCFTANKPDGLESAASSLFPTLSFQEGPLPCVLGSKLLGFVQCFGQSAVCHHLLSVGKAGDASVFLILTTTGHYSLFPLLFTAPELPIKILLMLLFTIYSISSLKTLFRKEKPLFNWMETFYLLGLGPLEVCCEFVFPLTSWKLKYPFIPLLLTSVYCAVGITYAWFKLYVSVLIDPPVGKTKKQ; from the exons ATGGTGGCGCTCACAATTGTGGCTGGTACTGGCAACTGGTTTTCGGCTTTGGCGCTCGGGGTGACTCTCCTCAAATGTCTTCTCATCCCCACCTA CAAACATCAAAtggtggtgtatatacaccattCTACAGATTTTGAAGTACACCGAAACTGGCTTGCTATTACTCACAGTTTGCCAATATCACAGTGGTATTATGAGGCAACTTCAGAGTGGACATTGGATTACCCTCCATTTTTTGCATGGTTTGAATATATACTGTCACATGTCGCCAAATATTTTGATCAAGAGATGCTGAATGTCCATAATGTGAATTACTCCAGCTCAAGGACCTTACGTTTCCAGAGATTTTCCGTCATCTTTACAGATATACTCTTTGTGTATGCTGTCCATGAGTGCTGTAAATGCATTGGTGGGAAAGAAGTGGGTAAAGAACTTACAGAGAAGCCAAAATTTATTCTATCGGTATTACTTCTGTGGAACTTCGGGTTATTAATTGTGGATCATATTCATTTTCAGTACAATGGCTTTTTATTTGGGTTAATGCTACTCTCCATTGCACGATTATTTCAGAAAAGGCATATGGAAGGAGCATTTCTCTTTGCTGTTCTTCTACATTTCAAGCACATCTACCTCTATGTAGCACCAGCTTATGGTGTATATCTGCTGCGACCCTACTGTTTCACTGCAAATAAACCAGATGG CCTTGAATCAGCTGCCTCAAGTCTTTTCCCGACTCTTTCCTTTCAAGAGGGGCCTCTGCCATGCGTATTGGGCTCCAAACTTCTGGGCTTTGTACAATGCTTTGGACAAAGTGCTGTCTGTCATCA CCTTTTGTCTGTGGGAAAAGCAGGAGATGCTTCAGTTTTTCTGATTCTGACCACAACAGGACattattctctctttcctctgctcTTCACTGCACCAGAACTTCCCATTAAAATCTTACTCATGTTACTATTCACCATATATAGTATTTCTTCACTGAAGACATtattcagaaaggaaaaacctCTTTTTAATTGGATGGAAACTTTCTATCTGCTTGGCCTGGGGCCTCTGGAAGTCTGCTGTGAATTTGTATTCCCTCTCACCTCCTGGAAGCTGAAGTACCCCTTCATCCCTTTGTTACTGACCTCAGTGTATTGTGCAGTGGGCATCACATATGCTTGGTTCAAACTGTATGTTTCAGTATTGATTGACCCTCCTGTTGGcaagacaaagaaacaataa
- the LOC141582520 gene encoding dolichyl pyrophosphate Glc1Man9GlcNAc2 alpha-1,3-glucosyltransferase-like isoform X3, with translation MVALTIVAGTGNWFSALALGVTLLKCLLIPTYKHQMVVYIHHSTDFEVHRNWLAITHSLPISQWYYEATSEWTLDYPPFFAWFEYILSHVAKYFDQEMLNVHNVNYSSSRTLRFQRFSVIFTDILFVYAVHECCKCIGGKEVGKELTEKPKFILSVLLLWNFGLLIVDHIHFQYNGFLFGLMLLSIARLFQKRHMEGAFLFAVLLHFKHIYLYVAPAYGVYLLRPYCFTANKPDGSIRWNSFSFVRVISLGLVVFLVSALSLGPFLALNQLPQVFSRLFPFKRGLCHAYWAPNFWALYNALDKVLSVISLKLKFLDPNKIPKASMTSGLVQQFQHTVLPSVTPLATLICTLIAILPSIFYLWFKPQGPRGFLRCLILCALSTFMFGWHVHEKAILLAILPMSLLSVGKAGDASVFLILTTTGHYSLFPLLFTAPERKNLFLIGWKLSICLAWGLWKSAVNLYSLSPPGS, from the exons ATGGTGGCGCTCACAATTGTGGCTGGTACTGGCAACTGGTTTTCGGCTTTGGCGCTCGGGGTGACTCTCCTCAAATGTCTTCTCATCCCCACCTA CAAACATCAAAtggtggtgtatatacaccattCTACAGATTTTGAAGTACACCGAAACTGGCTTGCTATTACTCACAGTTTGCCAATATCACAGTGGTATTATGAGGCAACTTCAGAGTGGACATTGGATTACCCTCCATTTTTTGCATGGTTTGAATATATACTGTCACATGTCGCCAAATATTTTGATCAAGAGATGCTGAATGTCCATAATGTGAATTACTCCAGCTCAAGGACCTTACGTTTCCAGAGATTTTCCGTCATCTTTACAGATATACTCTTTGTGTATGCTGTCCATGAGTGCTGTAAATGCATTGGTGGGAAAGAAGTGGGTAAAGAACTTACAGAGAAGCCAAAATTTATTCTATCGGTATTACTTCTGTGGAACTTCGGGTTATTAATTGTGGATCATATTCATTTTCAGTACAATGGCTTTTTATTTGGGTTAATGCTACTCTCCATTGCACGATTATTTCAGAAAAGGCATATGGAAGGAGCATTTCTCTTTGCTGTTCTTCTACATTTCAAGCACATCTACCTCTATGTAGCACCAGCTTATGGTGTATATCTGCTGCGACCCTACTGTTTCACTGCAAATAAACCAGATGGGTCTATTCGATGGAACAGTTTCAGCTTTGTCCGTGTTATTTCCCTGGGACTGGTTGTTTTCCTAGTTTCTGCTCTTTCATTGGGTCCTTTCCTAGCCTTGAATCAGCTGCCTCAAGTCTTTTCCCGACTCTTTCCTTTCAAGAGGGGCCTCTGCCATGCGTATTGGGCTCCAAACTTCTGGGCTTTGTACAATGCTTTGGACAAAGTGCTGTCTGTCATCAGTTTGAAATTGAAATTTCTTGATCCCAACAAGATTCCCAAGGCCTCAATGACAAGTGGTTTGGTTCAGCAGTTCCAACATACAGTCCTTCCCTCTGTGACTCCCTTGGCAACGCTTATATGCACACTGATTGCCATATTGCCCTCTATTTTCTATCTTTGGTTTAAACCCCAAGGGCCCAGAGGCTTTCTCCGATGTTTAATTCTTTGTGCCTTGAGCACCTTTATGTTTGGGTGGCATGTACATGAAAAAGCCATACTTCTAGCAATTCTCCCAATGAGCCTTTTGTCTGTGGGAAAAGCAGGAGATGCTTCAGTTTTTCTGATTCTGACCACAACAGGACattattctctctttcctctgctcTTCACTGCAC cagaaaggaaaaacctCTTTTTAATTGGATGGAAACTTTCTATCTGCTTGGCCTGGGGCCTCTGGAAGTCTGCTGTGAATTTGTATTCCCTCTCACCTCCTGGAAGCTGA
- the LOC141582520 gene encoding dolichyl pyrophosphate Glc1Man9GlcNAc2 alpha-1,3-glucosyltransferase-like isoform X1, translating into MVALTIVAGTGNWFSALALGVTLLKCLLIPTYKHQMVVYIHHSTDFEVHRNWLAITHSLPISQWYYEATSEWTLDYPPFFAWFEYILSHVAKYFDQEMLNVHNVNYSSSRTLRFQRFSVIFTDILFVYAVHECCKCIGGKEVGKELTEKPKFILSVLLLWNFGLLIVDHIHFQYNGFLFGLMLLSIARLFQKRHMEGAFLFAVLLHFKHIYLYVAPAYGVYLLRPYCFTANKPDGSIRWNSFSFVRVISLGLVVFLVSALSLGPFLALNQLPQVFSRLFPFKRGLCHAYWAPNFWALYNALDKVLSVISLKLKFLDPNKIPKASMTSGLVQQFQHTVLPSVTPLATLICTLIAILPSIFYLWFKPQGPRGFLRCLILCALSTFMFGWHVHEKAILLAILPMSLLSVGKAGDASVFLILTTTGHYSLFPLLFTAPELPIKILLMLLFTIYSISSLKTLFRKEKPLFNWMETFYLLGLGPLEVCCEFVFPLTSWKLKYPFIPLLLTSVYCAVGITYAWFKLYVSVLIDPPVGKTKKQ; encoded by the exons ATGGTGGCGCTCACAATTGTGGCTGGTACTGGCAACTGGTTTTCGGCTTTGGCGCTCGGGGTGACTCTCCTCAAATGTCTTCTCATCCCCACCTA CAAACATCAAAtggtggtgtatatacaccattCTACAGATTTTGAAGTACACCGAAACTGGCTTGCTATTACTCACAGTTTGCCAATATCACAGTGGTATTATGAGGCAACTTCAGAGTGGACATTGGATTACCCTCCATTTTTTGCATGGTTTGAATATATACTGTCACATGTCGCCAAATATTTTGATCAAGAGATGCTGAATGTCCATAATGTGAATTACTCCAGCTCAAGGACCTTACGTTTCCAGAGATTTTCCGTCATCTTTACAGATATACTCTTTGTGTATGCTGTCCATGAGTGCTGTAAATGCATTGGTGGGAAAGAAGTGGGTAAAGAACTTACAGAGAAGCCAAAATTTATTCTATCGGTATTACTTCTGTGGAACTTCGGGTTATTAATTGTGGATCATATTCATTTTCAGTACAATGGCTTTTTATTTGGGTTAATGCTACTCTCCATTGCACGATTATTTCAGAAAAGGCATATGGAAGGAGCATTTCTCTTTGCTGTTCTTCTACATTTCAAGCACATCTACCTCTATGTAGCACCAGCTTATGGTGTATATCTGCTGCGACCCTACTGTTTCACTGCAAATAAACCAGATGGGTCTATTCGATGGAACAGTTTCAGCTTTGTCCGTGTTATTTCCCTGGGACTGGTTGTTTTCCTAGTTTCTGCTCTTTCATTGGGTCCTTTCCTAGCCTTGAATCAGCTGCCTCAAGTCTTTTCCCGACTCTTTCCTTTCAAGAGGGGCCTCTGCCATGCGTATTGGGCTCCAAACTTCTGGGCTTTGTACAATGCTTTGGACAAAGTGCTGTCTGTCATCAGTTTGAAATTGAAATTTCTTGATCCCAACAAGATTCCCAAGGCCTCAATGACAAGTGGTTTGGTTCAGCAGTTCCAACATACAGTCCTTCCCTCTGTGACTCCCTTGGCAACGCTTATATGCACACTGATTGCCATATTGCCCTCTATTTTCTATCTTTGGTTTAAACCCCAAGGGCCCAGAGGCTTTCTCCGATGTTTAATTCTTTGTGCCTTGAGCACCTTTATGTTTGGGTGGCATGTACATGAAAAAGCCATACTTCTAGCAATTCTCCCAATGAGCCTTTTGTCTGTGGGAAAAGCAGGAGATGCTTCAGTTTTTCTGATTCTGACCACAACAGGACattattctctctttcctctgctcTTCACTGCACCAGAACTTCCCATTAAAATCTTACTCATGTTACTATTCACCATATATAGTATTTCTTCACTGAAGACATtattcagaaaggaaaaacctCTTTTTAATTGGATGGAAACTTTCTATCTGCTTGGCCTGGGGCCTCTGGAAGTCTGCTGTGAATTTGTATTCCCTCTCACCTCCTGGAAGCTGAAGTACCCCTTCATCCCTTTGTTACTGACCTCAGTGTATTGTGCAGTGGGCATCACATATGCTTGGTTCAAACTGTATGTTTCAGTATTGATTGACCCTCCTGTTGGcaagacaaagaaacaataa